The Branchiostoma floridae strain S238N-H82 chromosome 3, Bfl_VNyyK, whole genome shotgun sequence genomic sequence CGCCCCCGCACCAGTGGCCGTACCCGTTCAGCCGGACCTCGGCCACCCACGGCCAGCGGCCCCGTTCACCAAGCACCCCGCCAACTATCCGAGCGTGAGCCGACAGGGGCGCACGGAAGCTGAAGCGTCGTCCACAGTTCTCTGGAACAGAAGACACCATTTTAACACCTAGATCTATCGCAGCAGAGTGGATCTCGTTGCCACCCCGGACCTCGGCCACCCACGGCCAGCGGTATCCAAAAAAAGTGTTATACCGTAATGCATAACCTGGATTGTCCATTCCTAGGCAAAGATTGGTGCTGTTTAGCTGAAATTTTGGTTAACTTTATCGTGTGAAAAAGTATAGTTGCTTAACTTAAGTGAATCAAATATTACTACCTGTGCTTTTGGGTAAATGGAACATCAGAATATCCCCAGTAGACGTTTGTAGTTAGTGCTATCTACGTTCTTGGGTGGACATCAAAGAACTCAGCGATTAATCACATCCTGTGGTAACCCGCGACTAGGAAGttctcttttctctctctttcctcTCACCTGGCTGTGAATAGTTCCTGTCCGGCCGGACCGTAGTTGCAGCGGGTACAGCTGTAGGTACGGCCAGTTCTGCCTCACACAGCACCCCTGCGTCCTCGGCGTGGCTGCAGTCGTGCACGTACCATCCGCTGTGGAAGCACTGCACCACGGACCGCTCACCGCCGCCACACTCCACCTCGTCCATCAGCACCGGGCCCGCGCCGCGCCCGAAATACCCGAACGAGATGGCGAAGGCCTCCCCGCTAGGAGGAAAGGAAGATATCTTCTTAAAGCTTTATTCTGAAGGAAAGGTGAACTGTACCGATCATCACCAGCTAGAAAAGTTTGCTATGGGTTTTCTAGAAAATTGTAGTCCTAACACCATCAAAGTATTCAGATTATTCATTTCCTACATAAATACTGGTCTTGCCCAGATTTTCGACTTGTCCAACTCccatctttgtcaaggaatgcacAATTCACTGCTTCGGTGACGACAATGTGATGTGTAGATCATAACAGCTCTGTTGCCACCAATCCACTCTTCATTTTtaaagcttgttggtaaatGATAGGTTTACAATTTTGCATCTTTATTTTAAACATTTCTAGTACAAAGGTTGGCGAGAGTGGAGCAGCCGGAATACAAGCACATTCCCTcctcatatctgcttggagactagaacAGACCTGTAACCAAGGTTACTGCAGACGACCCTGGCGTCGCGATCGTCCCACTTGTCGTCGCAGATGGTTCCCCACTCCCCGTTAAAGTAGATCTCCACGCGCccctccccaggtgcagtaccGTTCACCAGCCGCACGGGGCGTGTTCTGTCTGCAGCGGATTACAAAAGGGAAAAATCAAGCTATGAGAAGATCTGAAGTAAGAATCGGTAAAATTGGTAAGGGGCTGCTAATTTAACATTTAACGTTCCTTGAATCCCTATCAACCCCCGATGTTGTACCCTTTAAATAGGCTAAAGCACCGTACTAGAAAATATCGTCGGATGTGTGTCAATGAGGTGTAGTTCAGCATTTAAAAGATCTTTGTTAAAAATCATATTCCTCCCACaacattttggatttttttcggCAAACATTCTCATAATTCACTCTACACATGTCATGACACTTCTTGGTCCGTGTACACATGGCTGTTGAGTGAACgcgataaaacaaaacaaacaatctTACGGCCATCACACGTGCAGTACGTCCACCTGACGGAGCCGTCCGCGACGTAGAAGCACCATGGAATGACGTCATGGTCCGGATTCCGGCAGGAGTTGTGATCGCCCAGTCCGGCGTCCGGAAACCCGCTCACCACGCTGGGGAAGTTCATCCAGTTCAGGCACTGCATCCCGGCTGCCGTGGTCGTCACGTTCCCATGGTAACCGCTGGGGTCCCCGAAGCAAGAGGTGTCAATGGCTGTGGAGGAAGGTCATTGGTTTTTACGATCATTGGACAAATGATAAGCTTTTACAAATCATAATCCTGGTTCTATCAAGCAGTGTACGTATCAGTAACAGAAATGCAAATTTTACCCAGTTTCATTGAAATCAACTTTACTTCGTTACCGTTACAGGTGTAAACCACTTACCGGAACGAACGTCCAACATAACATTTGCATATATGGGAGAATTGAAGTGGCTGCCCTCACAGCTGGTTCGACGTTTTAGCACGATGAAGGTCAGTAAAATGCACTGTCTACTACTTATATAAGGTCTCATAAGACAGCAATATATAACGTGGGAACGGTAAAGGGATCTTTTCTGAGTTTCTGACAGAACAAGCTCTGAGAGTCCGCTCTAGCGCTTATAATTTTAATATTTGTTGGGAGGGGAATCGCCCCCTAATTCTTTTCCCAGCATCAGCTTTAAGACGTAACGCATACTTCACATGGATCTCCTGGTCAtttttccttcaaaatgcaCACTTCCTGATTCTTCAAATGGGAACGCATCTTATTTCTCagagaacaattttcaaacgaTAAAAGCAATGAAATAGCTCTTTTTTTgtgggaagggggaggggcactTCACCAAACGTTTTCCAACATGATCTAACATAACTAGCCTGAGATTAACACAGACTCCACATGGATTTTCTGGCCGTCTTCCTGTCGGAATGACCCTTACCTCTCTCGCTGACGCAGATGACGCCCGCCGCCTCGTTCGGGCGGCAGTTGTTCTGACCCCAGCCAAGGTGAGGACAGTCCTGCACCCTGCTCTCCGTCCCGCGGCAATCCACGTTGTCCAGGGCGTACCGACCGTTCCCGGAGCCGAACCACGACTCACCCACCGCGCGTATGGCACCGCTGTAGCAGAGGGTTGGTGAGAACAATGTGAGAATTACGTTTACATATAGCAGTAACAAGGTACTCAGATGACAAACTTCGCCTCCTTCAAACCAACATAGCGAAACAAAGCTGCTCCCTCTGGCAGAACTTACAGAAACTACACTGGAGAAagaaccacacacacacacacacacacagtcagacacacacacacacacacacaatcacacacatatagctaatacatacacacacacacacatacacacacacaatcacacacattcacacacacaatcgcacacgcacacagtgacacgcacacacacacacacacacacacacacacacacatacacacacattgtGTTCAGTCATTCAGTCAATGCTCTCAAAACATTTCTTCTGTGGGTGCGCTACAGACGGTAGACCGAGTATGATCATTAAAATGATGGAAGAAAGGATAGAGGAAAACATGCAGGCTACACAGAATCATTGCCCTGTTTCACCCTCTGAACCCAAGTTGGCGGCAAACGACGTCGGCGTCTTTGATGTCCCATAGGTCATCGCAGATCACGGCCCAGCCGCCGTTCCACCAAACCTCCACCCTCCCCCGATGGGTAACGTTCACCCCCGTGCCGGTCAGCCGGATGGTAGGGTCCGCCCGGTGGCCCGGAGGCCCGTGCCGCTTGCTTCTGGAGTGTCTGGGTTCGAGGCTAAGCCGCTTTGGTGCGTCTTCAAGCCTGGTCATGATGCCAAGAGGGCTACCTGGAAAGTTAAATAAACCATTTCACCATGATCAACTTTTGTCTTTGACATAATAACTTGTTCGATAGGGCCCTGCATgtccttttccgtagagcgtggaaggaaggaaggaagaaactTCAAGGAagaatggaaggaaggaaggaaggaagaacggaaggaaggaaggaaggaagaacggaaggaaggaaggaaggaagaacggaaggaaggaaggaagaaaggaaggaagaaaggaaggaaggaagaaagaaagaaagaaagaaagaaagaaagaaagaaaaaagaaagaaagaaagaaagaaagaaagaaagaaagaaagaaagaaagaaagaaagaaagaaagaaaggaaggaaggaaggaaggagcgTAATCATCTAGAAGGCTCATGAAATCAGTGCAGTCATCATACTTAAAAGCTTTAAAAACGTGTTAAACGTTTCTAAAAGCGTAAATGGGGCACGAAAACATAAAGAGAAGGTAGCCTACTGAATTATATAAAGTGTAGACTCTGTCTTTCTGAATGTAGTGTAGGGCGTTGACGGCAACCCATGCAGAGCAATGATTAAGTGC encodes the following:
- the LOC118411833 gene encoding antigen WC1.1-like — protein: MWFSILFFSVLATRAFVHGHPTERRNEDRHERGNTEVNFPGSPLGIMTRLEDAPKRLSLEPRHSRSKRHGPPGHRADPTIRLTGTGVNVTHRGRVEVWWNGGWAVICDDLWDIKDADVVCRQLGFRGGAIRAVGESWFGSGNGRYALDNVDCRGTESRVQDCPHLGWGQNNCRPNEAAGVICVSERAIDTSCFGDPSGYHGNVTTTAAGMQCLNWMNFPSVVSGFPDAGLGDHNSCRNPDHDVIPWCFYVADGSVRWTYCTCDGHRTRPVRLVNGTAPGEGRVEIYFNGEWGTICDDKWDDRDARVVCSNLGYSGEAFAISFGYFGRGAGPVLMDEVECGGGERSVVQCFHSGWYVHDCSHAEDAGVLCEAELAVPTAVPAATTVRPDRNYSQPGERKEREKRTS